In a single window of the Thiohalorhabdus sp. Cl-TMA genome:
- a CDS encoding zinc-dependent alcohol dehydrogenase family protein: MPRIVRIHEYGGPEVQRMEELDVPDPAPGEVQIDVRAIGLNRAEAMFRNNAYLQEAELPSRLGYEAAGTVRKVGAGAEGFREGDAVSLIPPLDIAHWGTYGEMANLPASLVVKHPETLSFEQAAALWMPFVTAYGGLVDQARLGACDAVIITAASSSVGLAAFQIARKVGATSIATTRTTAKRQSLLDAGADHVVATEEEDLPARVAEITGGGGARVVFDPIGGPLLEPLTEAMAPGGILLEYGALSTQPTPFPVFPVLGKQLTLKGYLYAEIVSDPERLESAKRFILEGVTSGDLAPAISKTFPLDEIQEAHRFLESNQQVGKIVVTV, encoded by the coding sequence ATGCCGCGTATCGTTCGGATCCACGAATACGGCGGACCGGAAGTCCAGCGCATGGAGGAGCTCGACGTGCCCGATCCCGCCCCGGGCGAGGTCCAGATCGACGTCCGGGCCATCGGACTGAACCGGGCGGAAGCCATGTTCCGCAATAACGCCTACTTGCAGGAGGCCGAGCTCCCGAGCCGGCTCGGCTACGAGGCCGCCGGCACCGTCCGGAAGGTGGGGGCCGGCGCGGAGGGCTTCCGGGAAGGCGATGCCGTCAGCCTGATCCCGCCCCTCGACATCGCCCACTGGGGCACCTACGGCGAGATGGCCAACCTGCCCGCGTCCCTGGTGGTCAAGCATCCGGAAACCTTGTCGTTCGAGCAGGCGGCCGCGCTCTGGATGCCCTTCGTCACGGCCTACGGCGGGCTCGTCGATCAGGCCCGGCTCGGCGCATGCGATGCCGTCATCATCACGGCCGCCTCCAGCAGCGTGGGCCTTGCCGCCTTCCAGATCGCACGGAAGGTGGGCGCCACCAGCATCGCCACCACGCGCACCACCGCCAAGCGCCAGTCCCTGCTCGACGCCGGCGCGGACCACGTGGTGGCCACCGAGGAGGAGGACCTGCCCGCCCGCGTCGCGGAGATTACGGGCGGTGGGGGGGCCCGGGTGGTCTTCGATCCCATCGGCGGCCCCTTGCTGGAGCCCCTGACCGAGGCCATGGCGCCGGGCGGGATCCTGCTGGAGTACGGCGCGCTGAGCACGCAGCCCACGCCGTTTCCGGTTTTCCCCGTTCTGGGCAAGCAGCTGACGCTGAAGGGCTATCTGTACGCCGAGATCGTGTCCGACCCGGAACGCCTGGAGAGCGCCAAGCGCTTCATCCTGGAAGGAGTGACCTCCGGCGATCTCGCGCCCGCCATCAGCAAGACCTTTCCGCTCGATGAGATCCAGGAAGCGCACCGCTTTCTGGAATCGAACCAACAAGTGGGCAAGATCGTCGTCACCGTGTGA
- a CDS encoding LysR family transcriptional regulator has translation MIERHHLHLLSLLRETGSLERTAGRLHLTPSALSHRVRELEDRLGVSLYHRRSRPLRFTQAGDRLLSLADRFLPEIQSAEQELASLAAGEAGRLYIALECHSCFDWLIPTLDTYRRQWPEVSLDLTVGFRVEPLPALVRGDVDLVITSDPQDLSGITYLPLFRYQVLLAAPPDHPLAGRPWADPSDLAGETLITYPVERQRLDIFTRFLGPAGIEPAQVRTTELTAMLLQLVASGRGFAALPAWAMEDHLERGSVTGVPLGEQGMAGTLYMAIRQGEAERPYMTAFTRTAAIESTRVLTHIRPVPGNDPS, from the coding sequence ATCATCGAGCGACACCACCTCCACCTGCTCAGCCTGCTGCGGGAAACCGGCAGCCTGGAGCGCACTGCCGGCCGCCTCCACCTGACCCCCTCGGCCCTGTCCCACCGGGTCCGGGAGCTGGAGGATCGCCTGGGGGTCTCGCTCTATCACCGCCGGAGCCGTCCCCTCCGCTTCACCCAGGCCGGGGACCGGCTGCTTTCCCTGGCGGACCGCTTCCTGCCCGAGATCCAGTCCGCCGAGCAGGAGCTGGCCTCCCTGGCCGCCGGGGAGGCCGGGCGGCTCTATATCGCCCTGGAGTGCCACAGCTGCTTCGACTGGCTGATTCCCACCCTGGACACCTACCGCCGGCAGTGGCCGGAGGTCTCCCTGGACCTCACCGTGGGCTTCCGGGTGGAGCCGCTGCCCGCGCTGGTGCGCGGCGACGTTGATCTGGTCATCACTTCGGACCCCCAGGACCTCTCCGGCATCACCTACCTGCCGCTGTTCCGCTACCAGGTACTACTGGCGGCGCCGCCGGACCATCCGTTGGCCGGGCGGCCCTGGGCCGATCCGAGCGATCTGGCGGGCGAAACGCTCATCACCTATCCCGTGGAGCGCCAGCGGCTGGACATCTTCACCCGCTTCCTGGGTCCGGCCGGCATCGAGCCGGCGCAGGTGCGGACCACGGAGCTCACCGCCATGCTCCTGCAGCTCGTGGCCAGCGGCCGCGGCTTCGCCGCGCTGCCCGCCTGGGCCATGGAGGACCACCTGGAGCGGGGCAGCGTGACCGGTGTTCCCCTGGGCGAGCAGGGCATGGCGGGAACCCTGTACATGGCCATCCGCCAGGGCGAGGCGGAGCGCCCCTACATGACCGCCTTCACGCGCACCGCCGCCATCGAGTCGACGCGCGTGCTGACCCATATCCGGCCGGTGCCGGGAAACGACCCCTCCTGA